The following are from one region of the Noviherbaspirillum sedimenti genome:
- a CDS encoding dienelactone hydrolase family protein codes for MKSWYMTLLAALSLGCAPVAAQEMKEFIQKTTASLSPVSIKAEVSELGVFSSISNGVFQPKGQGPFPAVVLGHTCGGVSRPHIRKRMQELLDAGYVVLALDSFGPRNISDCRSQSKILATATVMDEYGALDHLSKLPVVDSTRIYFSGYSWGGWVAPLLASPQSAEALGSKLRYRAVVSNYGFCVSQRNANSPRYYPLQKDIDRPLLVLMAGEDKEGKPSDCLPLLQEIKAGGKPVEWHLYENTYHAWDQEDIGMYSVTTGWGETNLYRYSKDATVDSTKRILDFFSANR; via the coding sequence ATGAAATCATGGTACATGACATTGCTCGCAGCATTAAGTCTTGGTTGTGCGCCGGTAGCAGCTCAAGAGATGAAGGAATTTATCCAGAAAACGACTGCAAGCTTAAGCCCCGTATCCATCAAGGCTGAAGTATCTGAGCTTGGCGTATTCTCGTCGATATCGAATGGTGTTTTTCAGCCGAAAGGACAAGGACCTTTTCCCGCGGTTGTTTTAGGACACACTTGCGGTGGTGTATCTAGACCACATATTCGAAAAAGAATGCAAGAACTGTTGGATGCTGGATACGTTGTGTTGGCATTGGATAGCTTCGGGCCCCGTAACATCAGCGACTGCAGGAGTCAGTCAAAAATCCTCGCTACGGCTACAGTCATGGACGAATACGGGGCGCTTGACCATCTGAGCAAATTGCCGGTTGTAGACTCGACCCGGATTTATTTCAGTGGTTATTCTTGGGGAGGGTGGGTCGCGCCACTATTAGCTAGCCCGCAGTCTGCGGAAGCACTTGGATCTAAACTGCGTTATCGAGCAGTGGTTTCAAATTACGGATTTTGTGTGTCACAGCGCAATGCAAACAGTCCTCGTTATTACCCCCTGCAAAAGGACATAGACCGCCCTCTGTTAGTACTAATGGCGGGGGAGGATAAGGAAGGTAAGCCATCCGATTGTTTACCTCTGCTCCAAGAAATCAAAGCTGGGGGCAAGCCTGTAGAGTGGCATCTTTACGAGAATACTTATCATGCCTGGGATCAAGAAGACATTGGAATGTACAGCGTCACAACCGGCTGGGGTGAAACAAACCTATACCGCTATAGCAAGGATGCGACCGTTGATTCAACAAAACGGATTCTTGATTTCTTCAGTGCCAATCGCTGA
- a CDS encoding DUF1294 domain-containing protein yields MRFEGNLKSWNDERGFGFIEPRHGDQEIFVHIKSFDGRPRRPEIGLPLSFEVELNSEGKKRAKRVQILQASRAAKRNRDKSPAQWGTATYFSIPLFLIVFTVAAIAWGVPRWAAAAYLAISVTCFIAYAIDKSAAVAGRRRIPESTLLFLGLIGGWPGAIVAQQLLRHKSIKAEFRSAFWGSVLINVILFIGLTSPLVSKLYA; encoded by the coding sequence ATGCGCTTCGAAGGCAATCTGAAATCCTGGAATGATGAGCGAGGTTTTGGCTTTATCGAGCCGAGGCATGGTGACCAAGAAATCTTTGTCCATATCAAATCTTTTGATGGCCGGCCGCGCAGGCCTGAAATTGGTTTGCCGCTATCATTCGAGGTGGAGTTGAATTCAGAGGGAAAGAAACGTGCCAAGCGCGTACAGATTCTGCAGGCATCTCGCGCGGCAAAGCGCAATCGGGATAAATCTCCAGCGCAATGGGGTACTGCGACCTATTTTTCCATTCCGCTATTTCTTATTGTATTTACAGTTGCGGCGATTGCCTGGGGAGTCCCTCGCTGGGCTGCGGCGGCTTACTTGGCAATAAGCGTTACATGTTTTATCGCCTATGCAATCGACAAGTCAGCTGCAGTTGCAGGACGAAGACGAATTCCGGAAAGCACTCTTCTCTTTCTCGGGCTCATTGGCGGATGGCCCGGTGCTATCGTCGCTCAGCAACTACTTCGACACAAATCGATCAAGGCGGAGTTTCGCTCAGCGTTTTGGGGAAGTGTGCTGATAAACGTCATACTGTTTATTGGGCTCACCTCACCATTGGTTTCTAAACTGTACGCATGA
- a CDS encoding Hsp70 family protein, which translates to MTDACGVDFGTSNSTVGWSRPGQSALLPLEDGKATLPSAVFFNAEEDSVHFGRAALATYLEGCEGRLMRSLKSLLGSSLIDGQTEVLGRALRYRDLLSQFIGTLKMRAEQAAGRNFERAVFGRPVFFVDEDPVADRLAERTLEDIARGAGFKDIAFQFEPIAAAFDYESTLSREELVLIADIGGGTSDFSLVRLSPERAGRIDRRDDVLANAGVHIGGTDFDKYLSLSGVMPLFGLGSRLKNNTDMPSSYYFNLATWHTINLAYTRQAENQLRDIYRDALERDKLDRLLDLIEQRAGHWLAYQVEQGKIALSGADSAQLRLDRLRQPIDVILERAHFDQAITPLVGKVESAVLGLLTDAGVNRDTVDTVFFTGGSSGVPLLRQQIAQLLPTARRVEGDLFGSIGAGLALDAARRFS; encoded by the coding sequence ATGACAGATGCATGCGGCGTCGACTTCGGCACGTCCAACTCCACCGTCGGCTGGAGCCGCCCCGGGCAATCGGCATTGCTGCCCCTGGAAGACGGCAAGGCCACCCTGCCCTCGGCGGTGTTCTTCAACGCCGAGGAAGACAGCGTCCATTTCGGCCGCGCGGCGCTGGCCACCTACCTGGAAGGCTGCGAAGGTCGCCTGATGCGGTCTCTCAAAAGCCTGCTCGGCTCCAGCCTGATCGATGGCCAGACCGAGGTGCTGGGCCGCGCGCTGCGCTACCGCGACCTGCTGTCGCAATTCATCGGCACGCTCAAAATGCGCGCCGAACAGGCCGCCGGCCGCAACTTCGAGCGGGCCGTGTTCGGCCGCCCGGTATTCTTCGTCGATGAGGACCCTGTCGCCGACCGCCTGGCCGAGCGCACGCTTGAAGACATCGCGCGCGGCGCCGGCTTCAAGGACATCGCCTTCCAGTTCGAGCCGATCGCCGCCGCCTTCGACTATGAATCGACATTAAGCCGCGAAGAACTGGTGCTGATCGCCGACATCGGCGGCGGCACCTCCGACTTTTCGCTGGTGCGGCTCTCGCCCGAGCGCGCCGGCAGGATCGACCGCCGCGACGACGTGCTGGCCAATGCCGGTGTGCATATCGGCGGCACCGATTTCGACAAGTACCTGAGCCTGTCGGGCGTGATGCCGCTGTTCGGCCTGGGCAGCCGCCTGAAGAACAACACTGACATGCCGTCGAGTTATTACTTCAACCTGGCGACCTGGCACACCATCAACCTGGCCTACACGCGCCAGGCGGAAAACCAGCTCAGGGATATCTACCGCGACGCACTGGAACGCGACAAGCTGGACCGCCTGCTCGACCTGATCGAGCAAAGGGCTGGCCACTGGCTGGCATACCAGGTCGAACAGGGCAAGATCGCGTTATCCGGCGCCGACAGCGCGCAACTGCGGCTTGACCGCCTGCGCCAACCGATCGACGTCATCCTGGAACGCGCGCACTTCGACCAGGCGATCACGCCGCTGGTCGGCAAGGTCGAAAGCGCCGTACTTGGTTTATTGACCGATGCCGGCGTCAACCGGGATACGGTCGATACGGTGTTCTTCACCGGCGGATCGAGCGGCGTGCCGCTGCTGCGCCAGCAAATCGCGCAACTGTTGCCGACAGCCCGACGGGTGGAAGGCGATCTGTTCGGCAGTATCGGCGCCGGGCTCGCGCTCGACGCTGCCCGCCGCTTCAGCTAG
- a CDS encoding PhaM family polyhydroxyalkanoate granule multifunctional regulatory protein — translation MSKSTPSAIPGVNMMTDTLDFFKNMWESAPGMNLPGMSHIPGMVMPTLSVDEIDKQIKDLKAVESWLSLNLNMLHTTIQALEVQKATISTLQTMGESFTAAMQTPSTSAAEEQPAFVSPFTAFTASTAAEKSAAAEKPVASEKPAAAEKSPAQPALDATAAMADAMQPLANPAAWWGMLQDQFKQAVDTAAAMTPDMTAAGAPSATKPATKSKAATKAATEAEAAPRKRKSPSKE, via the coding sequence ATGTCCAAATCCACACCATCCGCCATTCCAGGCGTCAACATGATGACGGATACCCTGGATTTCTTTAAAAACATGTGGGAAAGTGCGCCGGGCATGAATTTGCCGGGTATGTCGCATATTCCGGGAATGGTGATGCCGACCCTGTCAGTCGATGAAATCGACAAGCAGATCAAGGATTTGAAGGCGGTCGAGTCCTGGTTGTCGCTGAACTTGAACATGCTGCACACGACCATCCAGGCGCTGGAGGTCCAGAAAGCGACGATTTCGACCCTGCAAACCATGGGTGAATCTTTCACTGCCGCCATGCAGACGCCGTCCACGTCCGCCGCCGAGGAACAGCCTGCATTCGTGTCGCCGTTTACAGCATTCACAGCGTCGACGGCTGCGGAAAAGTCTGCTGCCGCCGAGAAGCCGGTTGCCAGCGAAAAGCCGGCGGCTGCGGAAAAGTCCCCCGCCCAGCCCGCGCTCGATGCCACTGCCGCCATGGCGGATGCCATGCAACCGCTGGCCAATCCGGCGGCCTGGTGGGGCATGCTGCAGGATCAATTCAAGCAGGCAGTCGATACCGCTGCCGCCATGACGCCGGATATGACGGCAGCCGGGGCGCCATCGGCCACGAAACCCGCCACGAAATCGAAAGCGGCCACGAAAGCGGCCACGGAAGCGGAAGCAGCGCCGCGCAAGCGCAAGTCGCCGTCCAAGGAATAA